A part of Gemmatimonas groenlandica genomic DNA contains:
- a CDS encoding amidohydrolase, with protein sequence MRSSRYFAALLLSASLSVAPSLRAQQVTADPALAAEIDRRTAAIADKVTAWRHDIHQHPELGYAEKRTAALVAAHLKSLGMEVQENVGGIPGVVGILKGGKPGPTVALRADMDALPVTELVDVPFKSTVRTVYNGQETGVMHACGHDMHTAMLMGTAEVLAGLKDRIPGTVKFLFQPAEEVPPRGGAQPMIDAGVMKGVDGVFGLHVGPGPLGAMRYRAGAISASADGWRIVVHGRQGHGAMPSNTVDPIVVSAEIVTALQTIVSRQLDLSKAPAVVTVGAIHGGLRENIIPDSVWMIGTIRAFDSQARKTIHERMKRIATNIAEAHGATADVIVDIGYPSSVNNDAMVAKFYPTLKRVAGAAGATEGDVTMAGEDFSRFSELAPGFFFNLSVTPPNLDPKTVASNHSPLFQGDDRALTVGVRAMTNMAMDFLRSGGAPKLIP encoded by the coding sequence ATGCGCTCGTCACGTTACTTCGCTGCGCTGCTGCTCTCGGCTTCGCTGAGCGTCGCGCCCTCCCTGCGCGCGCAGCAGGTTACCGCCGATCCCGCGCTGGCCGCCGAGATCGATCGTCGGACCGCCGCGATCGCCGACAAGGTCACCGCCTGGCGCCACGACATACACCAGCATCCGGAACTCGGCTACGCAGAGAAGCGCACGGCGGCGTTGGTGGCGGCGCATCTCAAGTCGTTGGGGATGGAGGTGCAGGAGAACGTGGGCGGTATTCCCGGCGTGGTCGGCATCCTGAAGGGCGGCAAGCCGGGCCCCACCGTCGCACTGCGTGCGGACATGGACGCGCTGCCGGTCACGGAACTCGTTGACGTGCCATTCAAGTCCACCGTGCGCACGGTGTACAACGGGCAGGAGACGGGCGTGATGCACGCCTGCGGACATGACATGCACACGGCGATGCTGATGGGTACGGCCGAAGTATTGGCGGGCCTCAAGGATCGCATTCCGGGTACGGTGAAGTTCCTGTTCCAGCCGGCCGAAGAAGTGCCGCCGCGCGGTGGCGCGCAGCCGATGATCGATGCCGGCGTGATGAAGGGCGTAGACGGCGTGTTCGGTTTGCATGTCGGTCCCGGTCCACTCGGTGCAATGCGCTATCGCGCTGGTGCGATCTCGGCCAGCGCCGACGGCTGGCGCATCGTGGTGCACGGGCGACAGGGGCACGGCGCCATGCCGTCGAACACCGTCGATCCGATCGTGGTGAGCGCGGAGATCGTGACGGCACTGCAGACGATCGTGTCGCGTCAGCTCGACCTGTCGAAGGCGCCGGCGGTGGTCACCGTCGGCGCGATTCACGGCGGACTGCGCGAGAACATCATCCCCGATTCGGTGTGGATGATCGGCACGATTCGCGCGTTCGACTCGCAGGCCCGCAAGACGATTCATGAGCGCATGAAGCGCATCGCGACCAACATCGCGGAAGCGCACGGGGCGACCGCCGATGTGATCGTGGACATCGGCTATCCGAGCTCGGTGAACAACGATGCGATGGTCGCCAAGTTCTATCCCACGCTCAAGCGCGTGGCCGGGGCGGCGGGCGCCACCGAAGGTGACGTCACGATGGCCGGTGAGGACTTCTCGCGTTTCTCCGAACTCGCACCGGGCTTTTTCTTCAACCTCAGCGTCACGCCGCCGAATCTCGATCCGAAGACGGTGGCGAGCAATCACTCGCCGCTGTTTCAGGGCGACGACCGCGCGTTGACCGTCGGTGTGCGCGCCATGACGAACATGGCGATGGATTTCCTGCGCTCGGGCGGAGCACCGAAGCTGATTCCGTGA